From a single Salvelinus sp. IW2-2015 linkage group LG22, ASM291031v2, whole genome shotgun sequence genomic region:
- the LOC111982722 gene encoding AP-1 complex subunit sigma-3 isoform X2 has product MHFMLLLSRQGKLRLQKWFTPVTEREKKKVIREMTLMVLARPPRSSNFLHWRDLKIVYKRYASLYFCCGLEDQDNELLTLEVLQRYVELLDKYFGNVCELDIIFNFEKAYFILDEFLVGGEILETSKTAVGIAMEEAETLQETMEEYMSKPTY; this is encoded by the exons ATGCACTTCATGCTGCTGTTAAGCCGGCAGGGCAAGTTGCGACTGCAAAAGTGGTTCACTCcggtgacggagagagagaagaagaaggtgaTCAGGGAAATGACTCTGATGGTGCTGGCTCGCCCTCCCCGCTCCTCTAACTTCCTCCACTGGAGGGACCTCAAGATTGTTTACAAGAG GTATGCCAGTCTCTACTTCTGCTGTGGTCTGGAGGACCAGGACAATGAACTGTTGACCCTGGAGGTGTTGCAACGATATGTCGAGCTGCTGGACAAATACTTTGGCAAC GTGTGTGAGCTGGACATAATCTTTAACTTTGAGAAGGCCTACTTCATCCTGGATGAGTTCCTGGTGGGAGGAGAGATCCTGGAGACCTCCAAGACAGCTGTGGGCATCGCTATGGAGGAGGCAGAGACACTACAAGAG ACAATGGAGGAGTATATGAGTAAACCGACCTACTGA
- the wdfy1 gene encoding WD repeat and FYVE domain-containing protein 1, with protein MAAEIHSRPQSSRPVLLNKIEGHSDAVNAAVLIPKEDGVITVSEDRTIRVWLKRDSGQYWPSIYHTVSSPCSCMSYHHESRRIFIGQDNGAIVEFLLSEDFNKMNHVKTYPAHQNRVSDMVFSLESEWVVSTGHDKSVSWMCTQSGSMLGRHYFGSWASCLQYDNDTQHAFIGDHSGQITLLKLERQTYSTVTTLKGHEGSIGALWWDPVQRLLFSGASDHSVIMWDIGGRKGRTLLLQGHHERVQAVRYLQLTRQLVSCSADGGVTVWNMDTPREEAPQWLDSDSCQKCEQPFFWNVKQMWDSKTIGLRQHHCRKCGKAVCGKCSSKRTTYPVMGFEFQVRVCDTCYDTVKDEDRTALATFHEGKHNIAFMDMDPSRGLMVTCGSDRVIKIWDMTQVVGCSIATGFSPR; from the exons ATGGCGGCAGAGATTCATTCGAGGCCTCAAAGCTCAAGACCAGTTCTTCTAAATAAGATCGAAGGGCACTCTGACGCGGTCAATGCTGCAGTTTTGATACCGAAAGAGGACGGAGTGATCACAGTTAGCGAGGACAG AACTATCCGGGTATGGCTGAAGAGAGACAGTGGACAGTACTGGCCCAGCATCTACCACACGGTCTCCT CGCCGTGCTCCTGTATGTCGTACCACCATGARAGCAGGCGCATCTTCATAGGGCAGGACAACGGGGCCATTGTG GAATTCCTTCTGTCTGAAGATTTCAACAAGATGAACCATGTGAAGACATATCCTG cccATCAGAACCGTGTGTCAGACATGGTGTTTTCTCTGGAGAGCGAGTGGGTGGTGAGCACCGGACATGACAAGAGTGTGAGCTGGATGTGCACCCAGAGCGGCAGTATGCTGGGGCGCCACTACTTCGGCTCCTGGGCCTCCTGTCTACA GTATGACAATGACACTCAGCATGCCTTTATAGGGGACCACTCAGGACAGATCACCCTGCTGAAACTGGAGAGACAGACCTACTCTACCGTCACCACACTGAAGGGCCACGAAG gtAGTATTGGAGCTCTGTGGTGGGATCCTGTTCAGAGGCTTTTGTTCTCAGGAGCGTCTGACCACAGTGTCATCATGTGGGACATCGGGGGCCGCAAGGGACGAACACTACTGCTCCAGGGACACca TGAACGAGTGCAGGCGGTGCGCTACCTGCAGCTGACTAGACAGCTGGTGTCCTGTTCTGCAGATGGAGGCGTCACAGTGTGGAACATGGACACTCCCAGAGAAGAG GCTCCTCAGTGGTTGGACAGTGACTCGTGTCAGAAGTGTGAGCAGCCTTTCTTCTGGAATGTCAAACAGATGTGGGACTCAAAGACCATTGGGCTTCGGCAG CACCACTGCAGGAAGTGTGGCAAGGCGGTGTGTGGGAAGTGTAGTTCCAAGCGCACTACATACCCTGTGATGGGCTTTGAGTTCCAGGTGCGAGTGTGTGACACCTGCTACGACACCGTCAAGGACGAGGA TCGCACTGCGTTAGCAACGTTCCATGAGGGGAAGCACAACATAGCCTTTATGGACATGGACCCTTCCAGAGGCCTGATGGTGACCTGTGGCAGCGACCGTGTCATCAAG ATATGGGACATGACGCAAGTGGTTGGCTGTAGCATAGCAACAGGCTTTTCCCCACGTTGA
- the dhrs12la gene encoding DHRS-12_like_SDR_c-like domain-containing protein isoform X1, with translation MGNTTMSLYRNSAWFLKGMTEFTRSAFLSAAKHFVEKDLEVSMAGRVFMITGANSGIGRATAMAIAKRGGTVHMVCRNKDKAEEARADIVKESGNKEIYVHILDLSETRKVWEFAEAFKRKYKALNVLINNAGCIMSERDVNAEGLEKSFASNVMGVYILTRGLIPLLEKSAEPRVITVSSGGMLVQKLRTGNLQTEIGRYDGTMVYAQHKRQQVVMTEQWAKTHSNIHFSVMHPGWVDTPVVAVANAMPDFHQSMKDSLRTPEQGADTVVWLAISEAAATKPSGSFFQDRRMVSAHLPLAWTHSSPLEQQKFMSVMEDLAKTFQPH, from the exons ATGGGTAATACAACGATGTCTCTTTACCGCAACTCCGCGTGGTTTCTGAAAGGAATGACTGAATTCACCAG gagTGCGTTCCTCTCTGCTGCCAAGCACTTTGTGGAAAAGGACCTGGAAGTGTCCATGGCAGGCAGGGTCTTCATGATCACTGGAGCCAACAGTGGCATAGGGAGAGCTACAGCCATGGCCATCGCCAAGAGAG GTGGTACAGTCCACATGGTGTGCAGGAACAAGGACAAAGCAGAGGAGGCCAGGGCTGACATTGTCAAGGAGTCAGGAAATAAA GAAATATATGTCCACATTCTGGACCTATCGGAGACacggaaggtttgggaatttGCAGAGGCCTTCAAGAGGAAGTACAAAGCCTTGAATGTACTG ATAAATAATGCAGGCTGCATCATGAGTGAGAGGGATGTGAACGCTGAGGGGCTGGAGAAGAGCTTTGCCAGTAACGTCATGG gtGTGTATATCCTGACCAGGGGACTGATTCCCTTACTGGAGAAGAGTGCAGAGCCCAGAGTG atcaCAGTTTCATCTGGAGGGATGCTGGTCCAGAAGCTGAGGACAGGGAACCTGCAAACAGAAATAGGCCGCTATGACGGGACCATGGTCTACGCACAGCACAAG aggcaACAGGTGGTGATGACAGAGCAGTGGGCCAAAACCCATAGCAACATCCACTTCTCAGTGATGCATCCTGGCTGGGTGGACACACCAG TTGTAGCTGTGGCCAATGCCATGCCTGACTTCCACCAGTCTATGAAGGACAGCCTGAGGACCCCGGAGCAGGGGGCTGACACCGTGGTGTGGTTGGCCATCTCAGAGGCCGCCGCCACCAAGCCCAGCGGAAGCTTCTTCCAGG ATCGGAGGATGGTGTCGGCCCACCTGCCCCTGGCCTGGACCCACAGCTCCCCGTTGGAGCAGCAGAAGTTCATGAGTGTGATGGAGGATCTGGCCAAGACCTTCCAGCCCCACTAA
- the dhrs12la gene encoding DHRS-12_like_SDR_c-like domain-containing protein isoform X2 — protein sequence MGNTTMSLYRNSAWFLKGMTEFTRSAFLSAAKHFVEKDLEVSMAGRVFMITGANSGIGRATAMAIAKRGGTVHMVCRNKDKAEEARADIVKESGNKEIYVHILDLSETRKVWEFAEAFKRKYKALNVLINNAGCIMSERDVNAEGLEKSFASNVMGVYILTRGLIPLLEKSAEPRVITVSSGGMLVQKLRTGNLQTEIGRYDGTMVYAQHKRQQVVMTEQWAKTHSNIHFSVMHPGWVDTPAVANAMPDFHQSMKDSLRTPEQGADTVVWLAISEAAATKPSGSFFQDRRMVSAHLPLAWTHSSPLEQQKFMSVMEDLAKTFQPH from the exons ATGGGTAATACAACGATGTCTCTTTACCGCAACTCCGCGTGGTTTCTGAAAGGAATGACTGAATTCACCAG gagTGCGTTCCTCTCTGCTGCCAAGCACTTTGTGGAAAAGGACCTGGAAGTGTCCATGGCAGGCAGGGTCTTCATGATCACTGGAGCCAACAGTGGCATAGGGAGAGCTACAGCCATGGCCATCGCCAAGAGAG GTGGTACAGTCCACATGGTGTGCAGGAACAAGGACAAAGCAGAGGAGGCCAGGGCTGACATTGTCAAGGAGTCAGGAAATAAA GAAATATATGTCCACATTCTGGACCTATCGGAGACacggaaggtttgggaatttGCAGAGGCCTTCAAGAGGAAGTACAAAGCCTTGAATGTACTG ATAAATAATGCAGGCTGCATCATGAGTGAGAGGGATGTGAACGCTGAGGGGCTGGAGAAGAGCTTTGCCAGTAACGTCATGG gtGTGTATATCCTGACCAGGGGACTGATTCCCTTACTGGAGAAGAGTGCAGAGCCCAGAGTG atcaCAGTTTCATCTGGAGGGATGCTGGTCCAGAAGCTGAGGACAGGGAACCTGCAAACAGAAATAGGCCGCTATGACGGGACCATGGTCTACGCACAGCACAAG aggcaACAGGTGGTGATGACAGAGCAGTGGGCCAAAACCCATAGCAACATCCACTTCTCAGTGATGCATCCTGGCTGGGTGGACACACCAG CTGTGGCCAATGCCATGCCTGACTTCCACCAGTCTATGAAGGACAGCCTGAGGACCCCGGAGCAGGGGGCTGACACCGTGGTGTGGTTGGCCATCTCAGAGGCCGCCGCCACCAAGCCCAGCGGAAGCTTCTTCCAGG ATCGGAGGATGGTGTCGGCCCACCTGCCCCTGGCCTGGACCCACAGCTCCCCGTTGGAGCAGCAGAAGTTCATGAGTGTGATGGAGGATCTGGCCAAGACCTTCCAGCCCCACTAA
- the LOC111982722 gene encoding AP-1 complex subunit sigma-3 isoform X1 encodes MMHFMLLLSRQGKLRLQKWFTPVTEREKKKVIREMTLMVLARPPRSSNFLHWRDLKIVYKRYASLYFCCGLEDQDNELLTLEVLQRYVELLDKYFGNVCELDIIFNFEKAYFILDEFLVGGEILETSKTAVGIAMEEAETLQETMEEYMSKPTY; translated from the exons ATG ATGCACTTCATGCTGCTGTTAAGCCGGCAGGGCAAGTTGCGACTGCAAAAGTGGTTCACTCcggtgacggagagagagaagaagaaggtgaTCAGGGAAATGACTCTGATGGTGCTGGCTCGCCCTCCCCGCTCCTCTAACTTCCTCCACTGGAGGGACCTCAAGATTGTTTACAAGAG GTATGCCAGTCTCTACTTCTGCTGTGGTCTGGAGGACCAGGACAATGAACTGTTGACCCTGGAGGTGTTGCAACGATATGTCGAGCTGCTGGACAAATACTTTGGCAAC GTGTGTGAGCTGGACATAATCTTTAACTTTGAGAAGGCCTACTTCATCCTGGATGAGTTCCTGGTGGGAGGAGAGATCCTGGAGACCTCCAAGACAGCTGTGGGCATCGCTATGGAGGAGGCAGAGACACTACAAGAG ACAATGGAGGAGTATATGAGTAAACCGACCTACTGA